A stretch of DNA from Bacillota bacterium:
ACAATAGAATTTGGTTTTCCTCGCTGTATAATGATGACCCGCCCAAGTGAAGAACCAGGACTCTATCGGCTAAATTCCGTCCTGAAGTTATGGAATACAACTGGAGCCATTCGCGCAAAATGGCAGCATCTGAAGGGCCTTCTACAAGCAAAATTGCATCGTGTTGGAGAAGGTCACTCGGTCGTGCACCTATCTCAGTAATAAGATCGTAGAATTCCCTACTTGTATCGATAAATGAGACCTGTGTTCTGTTTTCTGAGGTAAAGGAAATCATGTAACATGCAACACTCAAACTTCTGTCTAGAATAAAGGGAGAATGAGTGCTAACAAATACCTGGTATCCTTCGGATAATTGTCTAAGCCTCCCAGCTATAGCTCGCTGAAGTTCAGGATGCAAATGGTTTTCAGGCTCTTCGATTAGAAAATATAAGTTTTTTACTTTCTTTCCTTCGTTTCTGGCCTGCTCCGCATACACGTCAAAGATCGCCATTACTACACAACTCTGCGTTCCATGACCGTGGCAACTAAGGTGCCCAAACCCTGTTTGGACGTTTGAAAAGTCGTATGAGGTCTTAACCACGGGAGAAAAAGACAAAAAAATATCTTCTCGCCCCAATATATCTTTGGTCTTATTGCTTATGTGCTGTGAAAGGCCTTGCACTACCTCGCTGACTTTGTTGCGAAGCTCCTCCTTTATCCGTTCTAAATTTTCATCCACGAGTAATGGTGTAATTAGTTGGCTAAATACATTCCTGCTCCGGTCAGTATATTTCAGTTCAGCAGTAATATCTCTCAGCGAAGGGATATATACAGGCTCAAACTGGACATCAGGTGATGTTGGTTCCCAGCTTATGGAGGGCCCTCTACGGCCCGCATCGAGAGAATATGAATAGTAGCAGGTATATTTAGTGCCTCCAGGATCTTCTGCATTTACGAATGTGGCAGTGATTTCAATTGGTTGCTCCCGACCATGGAAATCCTCCTGCTCGGCCTTTTCTCTCGATAATACGAGCTTTATTGCGCGAAGAAGGTTAGATTTACCGGTGTCATTTTTCCCTATAAAAAGCCGGAGATAAGGTTTTTTGAAAGGAAAATCAATATTAACATCTCTAAGAGAGCGGAAATTTTTAACATGCAAACCAGTAAGTATAAG
This window harbors:
- a CDS encoding AAA family ATPase, which codes for MDLILTGLHVKNFRSLRDVNIDFPFKKPYLRLFIGKNDTGKSNLLRAIKLVLSREKAEQEDFHGREQPIEITATFVNAEDPGGTKYTCYYSYSLDAGRRGPSISWEPTSPDVQFEPVYIPSLRDITAELKYTDRSRNVFSQLITPLLVDENLERIKEELRNKVSEVVQGLSQHISNKTKDILGREDIFLSFSPVVKTSYDFSNVQTGFGHLSCHGHGTQSCVVMAIFDVYAEQARNEGKKVKNLYFLIEEPENHLHPELQRAIAGRLRQLSEGYQVFVSTHSPFILDRSLSVACYMISFTSENRTQVSFIDTSREFYDLITEIGARPSDLLQHDAILLVEGPSDAAILREWLQLYSITSGRNLADRVLVLHLGGSSLYSEENQILLSGLKKNVGIWVLIDSDREEEGQNFGPKNANVKKEFKKLCENLNVPLTVTCRREIENYFNIEAIKAVFKGEINLDQVGPFANIKELVLKPLGYNQTRDGPKIASQMKPEDLRDTDLWELFDAISKKLYG